From the genome of Desmodus rotundus isolate HL8 chromosome 2, HLdesRot8A.1, whole genome shotgun sequence, one region includes:
- the NEU4 gene encoding sialidase-4 — protein sequence MGTPQVPMRTVLFQSERSGLTYRVPALLPLPPGPTLLAFAEQRLSPDDTHAYRLVQRRGTLVGGSVQWGAPLVLGTAALEQHRSMNPCPVHDTRTGTVFLFFVAVRGQTPEAVQIATGRNAARLCCVTSRDTGRTWGGARDLTVEAVGSAEQDWATFAVGPGHGIQLPSGRLLVPAYTYRVDRRECFGKICRTSPHAFTFYSDDHGQTWHHGGLVPNLRSGECQLAMVDGGWAGSVLYCNARSPLGSRVQALSTDEGTSFLPGELVPTLPETARGCQGSILGFPAPPSGRPSDEGWSKVSKTTPCPLNLCARAQESPKGGSGDTQGGGGLGRTEGRGDGPGDPGPREPSPGPGFHGVRRDWTPQLPRPPATLTQSPTWLLYSHPAGRRARLHMGVRLNRSPLDSHSWTEPWVIYQGPSGYSDLALIGPTPEGALTFACVYESGARVSYEEISFCMFSLRQILQNVLPGPKLCGPGEKPQAQCWPS from the exons ATGGGGACCCCGCAAGTCCCCATGCGGACAGTGCTGTTCCAGAGCGAGAGGAGTGGCCTGACTTATCGCGTGCCTGCGCTGCTGCCCTTGCCTCCCGGGCCCACCCTGCTGGCCTTCGCGGAACAGCGGCTCAGCCCCGACGACACGCACGCCTACCGCCTGGTGCAGAGGCGGGGCACGCTGGTGGGGGGCTCCGTGCAG TGGGGCGCCCCTCTGGTACTGGGCACTGCGGCCCTGGAGCAGCACCGGTCCATGAACCCCTGTCCAGTGCACGACACACGCACCGGCACCGTCTTCCTCTTCTTCGTGGCTGTGCGTGGCCAAACCCCGGAGGCTGTGCAGATCGCCACTGGCAGGAACGCTGCGCGCCTCTGCTGCGTGACTAGCCGGGACACCGGGCGCACGTGGGGCGGAGCACGGGACCTCACTGTGGAGGCGGTGGGCAGTGCCGAGCAAG ACTGGGCCACTTTTGCTGTGGGCCCCGGCCATGGCATCCAGCTGCCCTCGGGGCGCCTGCTGGTGCCGGCCTACACCTACCGCGTGGACCGGCGTGAGTGCTTTGGCAAGATCTGCAGGACCAGCCCCCATGCCTTCACCTTCTACAGCGATGACCATGGCCAGACCTGGCACCACGGCGGCCTTGTGCCCAACCTGCGCTCGGGCGAGTGCCAGCTGGCCATGGTGGATGGAGGGTGGGCCGGCAGTGTCCTCTACTGCAACGCCCGGAGCCCCCTGGGTAGTCGCGTGCAGGCCCTCAGCACAGACGAGGGCACCTCCTTCTTGCCAGGAGAGCTGGTGCCTACCCTGCCTGAGACTGCCCGGGGCTGCCAGGGCAGCATCCTTGgcttcccagccccaccctccggCAGGCCCAGTGATGAAGGGTGGTCCAAGGTCTCCAAGACAACCCCCTGTCCTCTGAACCTCTGTGCTAGAGCCCAGGAATCCCCCAAGGGGGGCTCTGGAGACacccaagggggtggggggctgggcaggaCAGAGGGGCGTGGGGATGGCCCAGGGGACCCTGGCCCCAGGGAGcctagcccagggcctgggtTCCATGGGGTCAGGAGGGACTGGACCCCACAGCTCCCCAGACCCCCTGCCACCCTGACTCAGAGTCCCACGTGGCTGCTATATTCCCACCCAGCAGGGCGCAGGGCTCGGCTCCATATGGGTGTCCGTCTGAATAGGTCCCCCCTGGACTCCCACAGCTGGACAGAGCCCTGGGTGATCTACCAGGGCCCCAGCGGCTACTCAGACCTGGCACTCATTGGGCCGACCCCAGAGGGTGCTCTGACCTTCGCCTGTGTGTATGAGAGCGGAGCCAGGGTGTCCTATGAGGAAATCTCCTTCTGCATGTTCTCCTTGCGCCAGATCCTGCAGAACGTGCTTCCAGGCCCCAAGTTGTGCGGCCCAGGGGAAAAGCCTCAGGCCCAGTGCTGGCCCTCCTGA
- the GAL3ST2 gene encoding galactose-3-O-sulfotransferase 2, producing MLSLLGRSQRCFWTLLLLTLSVFLLTGLLRVDIDMLTPLLGGQADGPPITNVMFLKTHKTASSTALNILFRFAEMHNLSVALPAGWRFHLGYPWLFLARYAEGARRGGSQRRFSIMCNHLRFNLPEVQKVMPNDTFYFSFLRNPVFQLESSFAPTYPRKRATCARLADVEALPAGAHCRALRRILGAPAAPAALAVGRRSLLQAQLAQPAQRRRPDAGGPGACQALVRPGLAPLPALQPHLRGLGARRAGPTAAARGGGEAAGAAARAHGPVPAGRRAQEQDADRRPKAASLPVGRGRHLGLQPEAGPGQRDAAHVTEDGYARAPVHGPPVLPAVPRKAPQGHCLPGGVASLCDTSPSAIFLPGPAHSLRLGAALLGPQVFQVSPPPPPVRTWRGPHTWTVGTGDL from the exons GTGCTTCTGGACCCTCCTCCTTCTGACCCTGAGTGTGTTCCTGCTGACCGGCCTCCTGCGCGTGGACATCGACATGCTCACACC TCTGCTTGGGGGCCAGGCTGATGGGCCCCCCATCACCAACGTCATGTTCCTCAAGACGCATAAGACTGCCAGCAGCACGGCGCTCAACATCCTCTTCCGCTTTGCCGAGATGCACAACCTGTCTGTGGCGCTGCCTGCTGGCTGGAGATTCCACCTGGGCTACCCCTGGCTCTTCCTGGCGCGCTATGCGGAGGGCGCCAGGCGGGGTGGCTCACAGCGGCGCTTCAGCATCATGTGCAACCACTTGAGGTTTAACCTGCCCGAG GTGCAGAAAGTGATGCCGAACGACACTTTCTACTTTTCCTTCCTCAGAAACCCCGTCTTCCAGCTGGAGTCCTCCTTCGCCCCGACGTATCCGCGGAAGAGAGCTACGTGCGCGCGCCTGGCGGACGTGGAGGCGCTTCCAGCTGGTGCTCATTGTCGAGCACTTCGACGAATCCTTGGTGCTCCTGCGGCACCGGCTGCGCTGGCAGTTGGACGACGTAGTCTCCTTCAAGCTCAACTCGCGCAGCCAGCGCAGCGTCGCCGGCCTGACGCCGGAGGGCCAGGAGCGTGTCAAGCACTGGTGCGCCCTGGACTGGCGCCTCTACCAGCACTTCAACCGCACCTTCGGGGCCTCGGTGCGCGCAGAGCTGGGCCCACGGCGGCTGCGCGCGGAGGTGGAGAGGCTGCGGGCGCGGCTGCACGAGCTCACGGCCCTGTGCCTGCAGGACGGCGTGCCCAAGAACAAGACGCAGATCGCCGACCCAAAGCTGCTTCCCTACCAGTCGGGCGAGGCCGACATCTGGGGCTACAACCTGAGGCAGGGCCTGGACAACGAGACGCTGCGCATGTGACGGAGGATGGTTATGCCCGAGCTCCAGTACATGGCCCACCTGTACTCCCTGCAGTTCCCCGAAAAGCCCCCCAAGGACATTGCCTTCCTGGAGGCGTAGCCTCTCTGTGTGACACCAGCCCCTCTGCAATCTTTCTGCCAGGCCCCGCGCACAGCCTCAGGCTTGGGGCGGCGCTCCTGGGACCCCAGGTCTTCCAggtgagccccccccccccccccgtgaggACTTGGCGAGGGCCCCACACTTGGACGGTAGGCACAGGTGACTTGTGA